In Juglans microcarpa x Juglans regia isolate MS1-56 chromosome 1S, Jm3101_v1.0, whole genome shotgun sequence, the genomic stretch ttttttttttctttaaatgcaTTTATGTTCTATTTAAGTTGAAACTTATTGTTTGCAGTGAAAATAATTATCACATTCCTTTTGCTTACATGTTACATATTTCTGCTTCTCAGGGCATGACAGGCATGACTTGAAGGATGTACCTTTCCAGCATCATAAAATGAGGGAGCCTAAAGTTCGAGATTCTTTATCATGGGGAAGGCGGAAGAATCAAAATATGTCTTCTAAGGATGCTGGCCTTATATCTTCTGCAGTATCTAGCTTAAATAGGTTTGCCAATGATGGAAGCTTTATACACAGTGCTCTTCGACAGCAGAATAACGATCCTGTTGGTTCTGTTGAGGGAAACGTGGAGATGGAATTTGCTTCATCTCAAATGAAGCAATCTGGTGAAGGCATTGGAGTGGCTAATGATGCATTGAGTGCAAACCAGTTGGCAGCCAAGGCAATTCAGCTTCGTatgaaaggaaagcatgaaGAAGCCGATAAACTTTTGGTAAGACAGTGTTGTCTGCATTATAAACTTCTCTACTCTCTTCTCGCTAGTCAATATTTCACATGAAGAATGTCGACTCTGTCTCTTTCCCTCTCCCAAATGATTGTCTGATTGTTTGTGACTTGCAACAGCATTCTCAGAGGATCTAATTATAAGCAGATAATATTTAAGGGAACAAAAATATCTAAGTAAAATGTTATTGAAAACACTATTAATTTTGAGGTAAAAGCTTATAGACACCAAATGGGGCATTGCAATCTGGGTTCAATACCTTCCAAACGAGAAAGGAATTTCCTAGATCTTGCATGTCTGTGAGGAGGTACTAGAAGTGTCGAGTGTTGTTAGTTAAACTAATTTTGGTCATCTCACCAATAACAAGAAACTTAAGGGTGAAAGCCTTGAGTTGTTTTGGGTCATATTCTAATGAAATTTTAGGGATTTCTCTAATTTGGGCTGGTTGAAGAATTCTTCTCGTAAAGCAACTTGCTTTACCATTTAGTTTATCTTAGAACCATTGATCATAGGGGTGAAAACCAAACTGATAATGTGTAAACATGTCTAAAACTGGCCGAAACCGGTCAGTGAAGGGGAGAAAACGGCGACGTCAGTCTTGGCGTAAATTTGGTCCGGTCGCCGGTGTCCCATCGATGGcgcgatgagagagagaatggagagaatTAGAGAACGTACTTAGAAGTGAGAACAttgtgatgagagagaaaatggtgCGATGAGAGAGGAGAGATATGTGAGGTgcgatgtgtgtgtgtgagagagagagaagaatgagAAACTGAGGAGTGAGAAAGTGAAGAGAGAAATGAGAtcgggaggggaggggaggggcaGGGGTATTCAAACCCTAATTCCAAATGGCgtcgtttcatttttttatttttttctaaaatgttaTGTGTAAAACGACGTTATTTCACctaagtgaaacgacgtcgttttacttaatatatatatatatatatatattatatcggcCAGTTCAGCCTAGTTCAAACCGGGACCGAATTGACCAACGTCGGTTTCATCAAATTCCCACCACCTGCCGGCCGGTTCCCATTTGTGCCGACCAGTTCTATCGGTTTCTATACACCTCTAATTGATCATGACATTAGTGGGCTTTCTTCCTTAAGcactatttcttcttcttcttgtttattttaaaCCAATATTAAAATGTGATTTATGGGGTCTTGGCTTGTTATGTGTCTTTCTAGTGCTTGATTATTTTTGGGCCCCCTCATATTTCCAAATTGAAAGCCAATAATGAAATAAGGTGGTTTTGAAAGCTAATCCACTTCTTGTGCTATATTGTTAAAGATGCATGCCATAAGttgtatttatgtttttgtagGAGCACTGATTCTATTTTTCTCACTTTTGGTTGCAGCAAAAGATAcgattttttaagtttttccttCCCCCCTAGCTCTCTCTTCCCCAAGGTTCAATAAGGAGTTGCCACTCCTTGACTTGATTGTGGGTTGATATTTTAAAGTTATGAATTGAAAGTTTCCCTGCATTACTTTGGAATGATAAACCTAGGATAAAGCGGCCCTAACATGTTAGCATACTTGTATACCtgccaaaaaggaaaaaaaaaaaaaaaaaggctcctGTTGGATTTCTGTATCTTAATTAGAGTCATTATACATAATAAATTAGTTGTTAAGAGTGTGTGCTTTTGCTTCAGTGATTGATTGGAGTTatcttgcttttctttcttttcactagCTAGAAGCAGAGAAGATAAAGGCAAAGCAGGGTGCTGGTGATAATTCAATTAGACTGCAGAAGGAAGGAAACTCAAGCAGGTAATTAGGCATCTCgtgatctttttttttggggagtgtattttttttttcagaaactCCAAATTTCATTGTTTACGAGAATACAAGTATTTGTGTATATGAAACTTATAGCAGCAAAGATGGATTCAACTTGTGTGAGTGAGTGGGTGAACagattattttcctttctcttcagAATGTAGTCATGGaaagtttttttattgattttttaaaatgtacaaTTTCTCAATTCAATATCTTTCTTAGCTGTAACCTGGGTAGTGGTAATATCATTGAATTGATATATCCTTTTTTACCTAGATATATTATGCAGGATAGATCTGTTCGACGAAAGAAGGATGAGGATGATGCTGATATGCATCTAGCTCGAAACATAATGCATAACAAACAGTTTACTACGTATGGTCAGGCAGATGATGAATATGATTTTGAAGATGGCCCTAGCAGAAAGGCTCAGAAGAAGGGTGGAGGTAATGAGCAAAAGGTCACCCAGAAGAATATGAGACTGTTAACTCAACAAGAGAGGTGCCTTTTTTGCTTTGAGAATCCAAAGGCGCCGAAACATCTTATTGTGTCAATTGCACAATTCACATACTTGATGTTGCCACATTGGCAGCCTATAGTGCCTGGTCATTGCTGCATTGTACCACTGCAGGTGAGCTTAACTTGTTTCCTTCTTGAAGTTATAAAGTGGATTAAACGAGGTTTACTTTCTACTTCCAAGTAGGATTTTGCCTATAGTTAAAATTGACAGTGTGGTCAGAGTTGTATCAAAGGCCCATCCTTTAAGTTTGAACTAATCCACTTTAAGTTTAAAGTGGATTAAACGAGGTTTACTTTCAACTTCCAAGTAGGATTTTGCCTATAGGTAAAAATGCCAGTGTGGTCAGAGTTGTATCAAAGGCCCGCGGCAGGTTTGGGGGtgagatgagacacaaaattctcatctcatctcatctcatcattacacatttttcaaatctccataaaaaatataataaacaattcaattttttcaaatcccaattcaactttttaaaatcccaacacaataataatactaaaacataatattttaaacactaaaacaaaacacaaaattcttatctcaccccccaaaccttCTACAAAAGAGTGGGAGAATAGCGGACTACTTGATCTATCACAAAAATGATAATGAATAATGTTTGCGAGGTCAGTTGTATAATGTGCTTGTACCATGAGATGCAACAGATTGTCTACCTGGTCTGGAAAGTAGGTGAATCTGTTCAAAGtggtattaataataataataataaaatcattcttGGGGACATGGACAtgcctcttctttttcttttatttaaccAATTTCCTGGATATGAAAATTGTATTTCCTGAAACATATCTATTTGCTGTGCAGCATGAATCGGCCACAAGAATTGTGGAGGATAATGTGTGGGAAGAAATTCGCAACTTCAAGAAATGCCTTATTATGATGTTTGCAAAGCAAGAGAAGGATGTGGTGTTTCTTGAAACAGTGATGAGCTTGGCACAACAACGTCGCCATTGTTTGATTGAGTGTATACCTTTGCCCCGAGAAATCGCACAACAGGctcctttatattttaaaaaggtattgttcttttttctttatatagaAAAAGGTACTATTCTGTACTCGGTTAATTTTTGTGCTTTgaagtttttgtttcttttttaggGGAGAAGGGTCTGGTAAGTTAGTAAGTTAACAAATCacctagaatatatatatatatatatatatatatatatatatatttacagacCCTCACCCATCATACACGCTGGTACATTGCAGCTACAACACCTAAATTATAGTACTCACAATAGCAAACACAAATTTCTGCAGAGATTACTCCGTAACTACCAAATTACAGCCAATATTCCTGCGAAGATAACCAAGTATATCCATCCAATACAGCCAACAAACAAACCAAGGAGATATTCAATTAAAGTTCGCTGAAGatgtatgttttcaaaaatagcTTAGAAAAATTATTGGCGACCTTTTGtaattggatttttttgctTTGAAGTTAGCCGaagagatatttaaaaaaaaataatcttagaaCAACCTTTTAGCAGGTCAGCAGAGCTGGAGAAACTCATGTTGAAGcaaaacaccccccccccccccccaaaaaaaaaaaaagaagaaagaataataatgctattttcccattaatttattgttttaatgttttgataattatgttatcatctcataaaaaataattatgttactATCTGTTCTATCTTCACATGTGGTATGATCTCCGTTCTCCACAATTTATCTTAAGAAAAGAAACTCATGATTTTTCATTAGAAGCTAGCAGTTGATGCTTCTCGCGTTGAAAACTGGATTTGCGATGCATGGATTGTATAGTGTACGTATCTGAGTTCAtgtgtttgattttgaatatgcCCGTAAGCGGTAAGTGctagatatttatttattatttgttttacgAGTTTCTAaaagaagtttattttttaggCAATTGATGAAGCCGAGGATGAATGGAGCCAACATAATGCAAAGAAGCTCATTGATACAAGCCAAAAGGGGTTGCGTGGTTCAATTCCCAAAAACTTTCCATACTTCCATGTTGAGTTTGGTCTATATAAGGGATTTGTCCATGTAATAGACGACGAGAAACAGTTTAAGAGCAGCCTCGGCCTTAATGTCATAAGAGGCATGCTACAGTTGCCGGAGGAAGACATGCATCGTCGCCGAAGGTATGAGTCCATTGAAGTTCAAAGAGAAGCAGTTAAAAGCTTTGTCCGAGACTGGGAACCTTTTGATTGGACAAAGCAGCTTCGGCAGGCATCGTGACATTGTTGAAGCTTGCGGTTAGATCTCATTGCTTGCAGCTGCATCTTTCATTCAGCATATTTAACGGATGCAGGAATCAGGATGCTACTAGCACAAAAGACGCCCTTTTCCACAGGAATATCCTATATTTTAACACATTGATCTGGAACTGTCTGTGCAGGACgtgcgcagagagagagagagagagagagagaggtgcaaATTTGTAGATTTCTTCTATTATGTGAGCTCTAAGCCGGAACAGAACTTGTCCGTCTACTTAACACAGATTATATTTGCTTACAGTAACACTGAAggtgaaaacaaatgaaaacgTGCGGATGCTTAGGTTAAATTAAATCTGCTGGCACTTGACCGCTAGGAAGGGTACTAAATGTAATCTACACTACTGAAAAATAGTTTACACCTGCTCTGTTGAGTCTAATGGCCCGATTAACCAACTGGTTGTTGATGTTTGAGACATGGGATATAATGATCCCATCCCCGTGAAGTTGACATGAATGTGAATCAGATTAACAACggtactttattttttattttattctttttaattgtaCAGGACAATGCGATATGTTTACCATAATTTTATAGATCTATAACTTAAATGAAAGTCTTTCAAAATATGACATCTAGGCTGATGtaattgaagattataaaatttagaGTTTTACTACCCATTATCCCtacacatcatatatatatatatatataaatatatatatatatatatattttggttttattcttcttaaacttattgaattcttctatttattatacatatattacatatttggtaagagaaaaaaaaaatgtggtgcgtgatgtgtaaggatgatgaatagaatttttctaaaatttatattgaagtttttctaaaaaaatttctaaaaatctataatgaagtttttcaaaaaaagtttctaatttttttctaaaattcaattttagggagagatgagaattttgagttttagatgaaagtttaaaatattattttttaatattattattgttttgagatttgaaaaagttgaattatttattatattttacgtgagAATTTAAacaagttgtaatgatgagatgagataagatgagaattttgtgttttatcttTGCCCAAAACCtgtctaaaactatctcatttcatctcatatctgaatccaaaccaactCTTAACACATTATTCATTGCTTTCCATGCTgtaacataaatattttttggaaggCTAGGATGCCACGTCCATTCAAACGAGTTGATTCTTCGAGCCAAAATTATGATACATTGCCATGCTGCACTTTTTGTTGTAAACTTCCTATTATTTTCTGTTGTCCAGATTATTAAATCAGCTCCCTCTTTCCTCCTTCCCAAAACTTCCAACAGCTCATCTATTTTATCCATTCCGACCAACTCTTGCAAGTAATCCACATTCCAACCATTATCTATTTTACAGTCTTTAATGAGAAGATTTGGACATACATTCACCTCAAATTGATCAGCTAGTGGGCCATCCGATGTCCATTTGTCCCTCCAAAATGAAATCTCTCCATCTCTAACCTTCCATTTTGATTGTACAATCACCCTTGGGATACACTTaagaatatttttccaaaatcgaGTTCCTTCTTCCGCATCAACCAGAGAAATATGCTTGTTTTTCATGTACTTGGCATTAAAAAACTCAGTCCATAGACAATGCTCTATTAACAtcttccaagcaaatttcatatgtAAAGAAGTTTAAATATCCTTAAAATCTCTAATTCTCAATCCACCCTCCTGTATTGGCTTGCAAATTCTATCCCAAgagcactatttttttttagattttacatCCGAAATGCCCCAAAAGAATGAGCTCagtatcttatttaattttcttatcacCAAAGTTGGGACTTGAATAATGGACATTAAATGGATAGGTATACTCGACACTACATATCTTGAGAGCAAAATTCTTGCTCCATTAGATTGCAACTTGGTCTGCCATCCTTCCacattcttttgtattttctccACTAACTCATCCATATGCTTCACCTGCAATTTGCTAGTAATCAAAGGAGCCCCTAAATACTTGAAAGGTACACTATCCTCTTTAAATCCAGTTATACTCAGAAGCGTCCTTTTCCTTGTAGGAGCCATGTGTTTAGAAAAAATCATGAAAGATTTCTCCTTATTAACCTTTTGTTCCGACCAAGATTCATAAGTTGTAATTATCCTTTTGATCTCTCTTAAAGACTTTGTAAAGTtatctttattataaaataaatctgacGGATTCTATAAAATCAATCAGTTTATAGGTTTAATTTGTATAATCTGTTTGTGTCTATATCAATTCTCTTTTGAATATACCGTAAGTGctagatatttatttattatttgttttacaaGTTCATAaaagaagtttattttttaggCAATTGATGAAGCCCAGAATGAATATTGGAGCCAACATAATGCAAAGAAGAAAGGGTTGTGTGTTTCAATTCCCAAAAACTTTCCATACTTTCATGTTGAGTTTGGTCTATGTAAGGGATTTGTACATGTAATAGACGAGGAGAAACAGTTTAAGAGCAGCTTCGGCTTAATGTCATAAGAGGCATGCTACAGTCGCCGGAGGAAGACATGCATCGTCGCCGAAAGAATGAGTCCATTGAAGTTCAAAGGGAAGTAATTGTTTGgaattataatttatctcaactcatcattacaactttttcaaatttcagtaaaaaatataataaataattcaactttttcaaatcttaaaataataataatattaaaaaataatattctaacaatattttatcatctcaactcaacccAACTCAATTCACTTTAAAATACAAACGCAACCTAAAAGCTTTGTCCAAGACTGGGAACCTTTTGATTGGACAAAACAGCATCAGCAGACATCGTACGTGACACTGTCGAAGCACGCAGTTAGAACTCATTGATTGCAGCTCATGCATCTTCCATTCAGCATTATTTAACTGATTCAGGGATCAGGATGCCACTAGCACAAAAGGCACCCTTCTCCACGTGAAT encodes the following:
- the LOC121245899 gene encoding LOW QUALITY PROTEIN: CWF19-like protein 2 (The sequence of the model RefSeq protein was modified relative to this genomic sequence to represent the inferred CDS: deleted 2 bases in 1 codon), which gives rise to MLSGLKFIPRDKIERAQNDDSDDSLKEKKKSSSRKAKDGMKTKSSRYSSSDDEDVQRIKKRSSKKKWYSSDEYSSGESAGNSDEEENNGRDKRKSRSKGKRGKGEFGDDSDRSKKKSSHREDRRRKSKDRGDREDITAEDFDEGTTHSMKEMEIVRKEMGLEWMLRPAERRVERPVVTVDNHLEETPTEEINKVHPKELNPYLKDNGSGYPEDINRSKASGDQLLSSVVGDGGASWRLKALKRAQEQAAREGRRLEEVVEERWGSLGHLAVSVASRSAAPSRAHLRAINDRKRGEQRTGSDNQSETVTKKGHDRHDLKDVPFQHHKMREPKVRDSLSWGRRKNQNMSSKDAGLISSAVSSLNRFANDGSFIHSALRQQNNDPVGSVEGNVEMEFASSQMKQSGEGIGVANDALSANQLAAKAIQLRMKGKHEEADKLLLEAEKIKAKQGAGDNSIRLQKEGNSSRYIMQDRSVRRKKDEDDADMHLARNIMHNKQFTTYGQADDEYDFEDGPSRKAQKKGGGNEQKVTQKNMRLLTQQERCLFCFENPKAPKHLIVSIAQFTYLMLPHWQPIVPGHCCIVPLQHESATRIVEDNVWEEIRNFKKCLIMMFAKQEKDVVFLETVMSLAQQRRHCLIECIPLPREIAQQAPLYFKKAIDEAEDEWSQHNAKKLIDTSQKGLRGSIPKNFPYFHVEFGLYKGFVHVIDDEKQFKSSLGLNVIRGMLQLPEEDMHRRRRYESIEVQREAVKSFVRDWEPFDWTKQLRQAS